In Papaver somniferum cultivar HN1 unplaced genomic scaffold, ASM357369v1 unplaced-scaffold_117, whole genome shotgun sequence, the DNA window CCAAAAAGTTATAGTTTTGAtcgtaaatgaaaaaaaaaagacctgCTTTGTACTTGTCCAGCACTTCCGGATTCCGAAAATTCACACCCAATGATACTGCTTGCTTCCGAAACTTAGTAGTGTATTCTTGTACCGTTTGCCCTTTAGTTTGACATAGGAATTTCCATCATTCTTTAAGCCTTTCTCTATGTCCAATAGGGTAAAACTGATTGCGTAACGCAACATAACTTACAGGAGGTTCATTGTTTGATGCTAGCCCTGAAGTGTGTGCTTCCCACCATGTTAGAGCGTGACCTTCGAGCTTTAATCTTGCAAAACTAACCTTTTGAAATTCAGTTTAAGTCTTTGCAGTTTAGTAAACTTCCATGGTATTTAACCAACCATCTAACTTTTCAGGATCCAATTCTCCATCATATGAGGGTATTTGGAAGTTTGCTTGTAGTTTGAAAGGTGTTTCAACATCAATTCTTGCATTAGAATGACTGTTTGATCCCTCTTCTTCAGTGATTTGATGTTGGTTGTCTTGATATTTTGATGGTGGAATCGTTCCTTTCATCAtttccatcatcatcttcatgttCTTTCTTATCTCTTGGACGTCTTCTGCAATCTTTTTGAGTGATAAGGTAGGTTCTTCTTCTGAATTTATCATTGTTCTTCTCTTCCTGTCGATGTCGAGATCAATTGGTACTACTGCTTCCCCTTTAGACCTCGACCCTTGCATACACACTAGAATCGAAACACTGCGCTGATACCAAAAACTTGATCAACTTTGTGACCTTCTTCTTTGCGGAATTGAAACAACCATTTGTAatgaaataaaaacacaaaaataacacAATCCAACACAACTACGGAGATAACAAATAACAATTGTATTATTCAGATAGTAAACAAAAACCCAATGTTCAGGGAGAAAAATAAACCCATCCTTCTTACTTGAGTTTTCTTCTACTCGTAAGAATACAATACCATTCTATGTTTTCTGATAAATAACTTTTGTTTCCTCTTTCCCTTTTCTTATCCCCCTTTATCCCTAACTGCAAGGAAAATTTGAACGAAAACAAGAAGGGTATAACTGGCACtgcctattttttttttgaatgaacgAGGGGCTTGAAAGAGCCCCTAAGATTTATTTATCAGACtacctcattcaaattgaggtttGAAGGATTACACAGAAGAGGTGGTAGATAGACACACCCTCTTGTTTCATCATTATACATGTAGTGACACAACAAttgtataatgaattttacatTTTTTGAGATTACATAAAACCAAATAACATTGAAGAAACAAATAGAAGTTTTGATCCTGCAGAGAAATGATGTTCCAAAGAATATCTTGATGATTCTATAAACTGACTTGTTGATCGTTGATTGTATCCTCCTGAATTATCACAGAAGTATGATtaagatttttcttcaattgaaaTTCCAAAGCACATACCTTTGTCTCATCTTTTAGTGAAGAAGTTGTGTCAAAAAATCAGTCTGGGATCCCATTTGTTTTACCAAAAGATCATGAATAAACTTcatgaaaaaacaaaagagtttCGTCCAATACGACatatcttctctttttttttcgttCCACTGATATGATATGGACAGTTGAAGTTCTTGAGATAAGTTCTGAAGAaaaaaacttgttgtaacaaTTCCATTTTTGATTATATGACAAAATCCCATTAAAAAGCCCCAAGGGCTATGATAAACCGCTATATAAGCATAATGAAAGAACACACGACATGTAATAGCCATTGGaatcaaacaagaaaagaaatgaaaaacctaaacctaatattGCATAAACGCAATATTTTTATTGAAAGAGAAAAGATAATAACAGACTAATATATCCTAAATTTTGTCGGTAGATCTGAAATCTCGGATCTAAATCCGAGTAAATCTGGATTAGAGAGTAAGATTAGgagaaaaaatttagaattttttttttcttatggaaAAACGGTTTCTTGATTTTATCAATTCTTTTACGTTTCTTGAAAACCAGGCTAACTGCCTATTGCAGATCAAACACTACGATGAGTTTGAGAGAAAATAAGATGATTATCTTAGCCATATTGGGTTAGACTTGGATATAAAGAGAAATAGGAGAAAGTGAGGTTTAGCTAATGAGAGAAACAGATGAAAGTACTTGTGAATGTAGTTAAAGACCGTTGGAagtacttatatatatatatcgttgGTAGAAAGGCATATACACATATtataatatatattgttggtgagAGTTATAGCAAGTACTATATTGGTTTTCCCAAACAGATTATCTGGAAGTCGAAAGTGGAACCACCGTATGGTTGTTGATAACAGAAATAAGAATTATTCTCACAACAGCCAAATGAATCTCAGGGTGTGAATGTAACTAATAATCCTACTTTTCCCTGGCAGAGGTTGTGGAAGGTTAAATTGCCACCAAAAATCCATCATCTTCTATGGAAATGCTTACATAATTGTGTTCCCACGAGAGAAAAGCTTTCTAGATATGTTGATAGCATACCTAGTAACGGTCTTCTTTGTGATAACCATGTAGAAACAATGCATCATTTGTTTATAGATTGCCCTGTCTCTACTAGTATTTGGAATGCAATAGATAATAACCTAATCAGTACTTGCAGAAATGGAGATTTTCAAATCTGGCTTGAGAATCTGTTTAAATCTAATAATTTCTTTGTGGCAGATATCCGGAAACAGGTAAGGTTAATTGGCTACATATTGTGGCATATAGGGAGATTACGATACTCAGTAGTTTTTGACAATGCACAAATCAGAATTATTGAATATGTCAATACTGTAAAACTGTTCATATCTGAATGGGAGAATTCTCTAAATGTTACTCAAGTAGCTAATCAGGTGGCTCAAGAACACAAATGGAATGCTCCAAAAGTGAATGATTTGAAAGTGAACTTTGATGTTTCCTATATAGATGAACACACACCTATTGGAATCGGACTAATTATGCGTGATTCTGCAGGTCAATTCATGGGAGCCAAAGGGGAATGTTCAAAGTCAATAAATGAAGAACAAGGTGAAGCAGTAGCAGCACTAGAAGCTATCAAATGGGCAAAGGAAAATGTAGTTCTTAATCTTCACCTAGAAGGAGACAATAGAAATGTAGTATCAACGATAAATGCAGCCATTGGAAGTATCCAGTGGACAACAAATAGTACAATCCAGGAATGTAGGCATCTTTTAAAttccttttatttttggacttgttcCCATGTCAAAAGGGAAGCTAATGGAATAGCAGATGTAATGACAAAAAATGCCAGAATTAATGGTGGTTCAATTTGGAACTCAAATCCAGCTGATTTCCTTCTAAACTATATTCAGAAGGATCAAAACTGTAACCTGGTTTAATTAGTAATGAATTTtctttcttagcaaaaaaaaaaaaaaaaaaaagaaaacaatatgGTTTTACGATGCCTGCAATATAGTATCAGAAAGTGACTTATCCATATCTAAGAATTGCTTTGGATATGTGGAAATTTTCTATATCCTAATGCTTACTCTTAGTTCAGGCGAAATTCATCGAACCTACATCAAAGCACTAATTAAAGAGCGTTTATCCCGATTTCAGTTGCAGAAATCTATGCTAATAATTTTAACACTTTGCGGTATCAGAGGGCATGTCAACTATGTAAAAAGTGCATTATTCCAAGTACCTTAATCAGCAATGTCGACAAATTAGATAGTGTTTTATGGATTCCAACTGAAATTTCTAACAAAATTATTTAAACAGAAAAAGAATAAACAAATCAAGAAATCTAACAAACAGTCActatatatctagtatttatcaATCATTGGAATCCTTTCATGATCCATTTGGTTGTACGTCGACAAAGGTGATAAGAGAAGCCAACTTATGCACATGGCCAAGTGGCTAAACGGCTTTGGTAGTTTTTTACGAAGAAAAGGGACATAAAGTTCACCGTTACGTGCAGATGTCTATGTGATATCAAGAAGGACAGATGGACATAAGGTGCACCTTTGGTTTGTAGCGTACTAGACTGAACGTCAATGGGGGACCTTTGTCATGAATGGTCGTGCCGTGCTCATCTATAAACCTGGAATTGTTGCCCAAATTTCCTTTGAATACAAGGACACAAGAACACAAATACATAAATTAGTTTAATCGTTAAAAGTTAAAACTCGTTCGCCAGAAACCAAGAATATCAACAAATAATCTTATATTAACTTTAAATCAGAGTATCACCTGGAGTTTTGAAACGGTCACATGCAGGAGGCAAATTCCTTTGCATTGACAGTTTCATTGCGGAATTTGAGAGTTGAACTACTCCAAGTTGGTGGATTTGTAGGTTTTATTTCTTCTCAACATGTTTGCAGTACGGGTGCTTGTGGTGGTTTCACATATTTTTAAGGTTGGTCAGAATCAATAATTCGTTTTTAGTAAATTAGTTATATGGATATATTACGTTAATGCAAGTGGTTGTTGATGTTGGTGGCATCCTGAGAATCTGAAGCCCACAGGTTATGCCACCCTTTGCCTACTGCACATTCAATACCAAGAATTATTGCAACCACCTCTGCAATGAAATTAATGCTATCCCCCAAACCTGTAGCTAGTGTTGTTTGATAACTCATGTGCCTAACAGCTGACTCTCGGGCCTGTTCTAACATTAGTCAGACTCAGATGTTGGACTGATTTGTCTGTGACATCTAGCTAGATCAGGTCATATCGGATTCAATGTCATCTGGTCTGGTTCTTAACAAAATGCGATGCATAAACTCTCAGAAAAAGGATACAGAGTCATTtggcctggtttgcatctaactACATTCATCAATCTATATGCTTCATGAAAGTGTGTAAAACTTTAGGAACAATGGAGCAAAACACAAAAATTTAAAATTGGTACAATGGAGCAAAGTTTTGGAGGAGCTTACAGTTGGGATCTTCtgtttctgatatatatatatatatatatatatatatatatatatatatatatatatatatatatatatatatatatatatatataagagctGGGAACAATCTTCTAGCAAAAGATTGTCTTGTTACTCTTGTAGCATTGCTTCAGCTCAGAATTTATTTTATAGATCGTTAATTAGGgtcgttgaacttcatgataatcacataaTCAAATACACAAAGATTAGTTTATACGGAATACCTGATAGCGTTAATCCATCTCACGCCGATCATCTTTGGAGCAGCGGTAATACCTTGTGGAGTTCTtgatttctccttcttgaccTCATAAGTTATGAATAGTTAAATTCTCGAACACAATACCGATGGCTATTGTGTTCCTCTTATAGGCAGaaggaggaccaagttcctagggttTAGTTAATAgcattagatctcgaccgtccatcaaagaagagatattagGAATAATAATCTCATAAAGGAAACCGAATATAAGTATAGCAATAATCTATTACCAAGATTATTACATGGGCCCAAGGGAATATTTCTAGTCATACAAAATATTCTTACgttctcccactggtccatgtgataatcgACTTAATGGTTAATCATAGAAAATATAAGCGCGCATAATTGCTaaacaaaatttaatggttaaacaTAATACCTTGATCAAGAAAACTACTCATG includes these proteins:
- the LOC113329818 gene encoding uncharacterized protein LOC113329818, translated to MHHLFIDCPVSTSIWNAIDNNLISTCRNGDFQIWLENLFKSNNFFVADIRKQVRLIGYILWHIGRLRYSVVFDNAQIRIIEYVNTVKLFISEWENSLNVTQVANQVAQEHKWNAPKVNDLKVNFDVSYIDEHTPIGIGLIMRDSAGQFMGAKGECSKSINEEQGEAVAALEAIKWAKENVVLNLHLEGDNRNVVSTINAAIGSIQWTTNSTIQECRHLLNSFYFWTCSHVKREANGIADVMTKNARINGGSIWNSNPADFLLNYIQKDQNCNLV